The Candidatus Obscuribacterales bacterium genome has a segment encoding these proteins:
- a CDS encoding leucyl aminopeptidase, giving the protein MSQITFSVPRAFSTNYDIQLIGYDQSSFQPKNLKFLSPTKQVRHEEEAALIGFEAKLGHTSLHFTEPRTAISKRVMLVGLGDTKKLNGESLKKALVAAFNKAKKEKAQQLFLSFDFFRGEAPSISAYEFGRLVAETATVINYELNHRKTELGGYKPSPKFERVDVCISTFDDLQALENGLQAGATIGEAVNLAKNLVNEPAGNMTPQALIDQAREIADASDGAIELRVYAQTELESMKAGAFLSVAKGSADIEPPALITLNYTPKDARPGIKLAEIGKSITFDSGGLNVKPSSSMRDMKGDMAGGAAVLGAIKVIAALKLPIAVQAILAATPNMISSKATKPGDIVTSMQGRSIEIDNTDAEGRMTLADGIEFARLNGATHIVDIATLTGAIFYALGPDIAGVFGNNEELTDLVLKAGKATGERSWQLPCFDGFEKANETPMADLKNSGGGFGGGASTAATFVLTFARETPAVHMDIANVSMKQQMATGYGVRTLVEVARQLSQA; this is encoded by the coding sequence ATGAGTCAAATTACTTTTAGCGTCCCGCGCGCCTTCAGCACGAATTACGACATCCAACTCATCGGTTACGACCAAAGCAGCTTCCAACCGAAAAACCTGAAATTCCTTTCGCCAACCAAACAAGTTCGGCACGAAGAAGAAGCAGCACTTATCGGCTTTGAAGCAAAACTTGGTCATACAAGCTTACACTTCACAGAACCAAGAACTGCAATCAGCAAGAGAGTTATGCTCGTCGGACTTGGTGATACAAAAAAACTGAATGGTGAGTCCTTGAAAAAAGCACTTGTAGCCGCTTTCAATAAAGCCAAAAAAGAAAAAGCGCAGCAGCTATTTCTTTCCTTCGATTTCTTCAGAGGCGAAGCTCCATCTATCTCGGCATATGAATTTGGCCGTCTAGTTGCCGAAACTGCCACTGTCATCAACTACGAACTAAACCACCGCAAAACTGAACTGGGCGGCTACAAACCAAGTCCGAAGTTTGAGCGAGTAGATGTTTGCATCAGCACATTCGATGACCTGCAAGCTTTGGAGAATGGACTACAGGCTGGAGCCACAATTGGAGAAGCTGTCAACCTGGCTAAGAATTTGGTAAATGAGCCGGCAGGCAACATGACTCCACAAGCTCTGATTGACCAGGCACGAGAAATAGCTGATGCTTCCGACGGCGCAATCGAACTGCGCGTCTACGCACAAACAGAACTCGAGAGCATGAAAGCAGGTGCTTTTCTCTCTGTAGCCAAAGGCTCAGCAGACATTGAGCCACCTGCATTGATCACACTCAATTACACTCCAAAAGATGCCAGACCCGGTATCAAGCTGGCCGAGATTGGCAAGTCAATTACATTTGATTCAGGCGGACTCAACGTCAAGCCCAGTTCGAGCATGCGCGATATGAAAGGTGACATGGCTGGTGGCGCAGCAGTGTTGGGAGCAATAAAGGTAATAGCCGCCCTCAAGCTACCCATTGCCGTCCAAGCCATTTTAGCTGCAACACCAAACATGATCAGCAGCAAGGCAACCAAACCGGGCGATATTGTCACAAGCATGCAGGGTCGTTCGATCGAAATCGACAACACTGACGCCGAAGGACGCATGACATTAGCTGACGGAATTGAATTCGCAAGACTCAATGGTGCCACACACATTGTCGACATCGCCACACTGACCGGAGCAATTTTCTACGCGCTTGGTCCGGACATTGCCGGTGTTTTCGGCAACAACGAGGAACTAACAGACCTGGTATTGAAAGCAGGAAAAGCAACAGGTGAAAGATCTTGGCAATTGCCCTGTTTCGACGGTTTCGAAAAAGCAAACGAAACACCAATGGCCGATTTGAAAAACTCAGGCGGCGGATTTGGCGGCGGTGCATCAACGGCAGCAACATTCGTTCTCACATTTGCACGTGAAACACCAGCCGTTCACATGGATATCGCCAATGTCTCGATGAAGCAGCAAATGGCGACTGGTTACGGCGTGCGCACACTTGTAGAAGTCGCTCGCCAATTGTCTCAAGCGTAA
- a CDS encoding GMC family oxidoreductase, with the protein MKKIAAVLGTGWAGGVAALRLSMAGIQVIAFERGKRWRGENMPAEFAPEGSKPFPKLGDRDFFWGKQFWNPFRQRLGLYQIHQMPGLQTIMASGVGGGSLIWDNVVATPPPELFDSEHWPAGTSWKTLEPFYQLPLQFMRPSKSPGVSGKVDAFGRTVRRATHFENAANALGLSCEPVDLAINFSDPSQITPSGFGKTFQRGCNFCGICPAGCPQNAKNSADMTYIAAAEALGAEVRPLHSVTTVEHLDNGKYRVHYQRYDDNGRVEEKSSLDADIVVVAAGTMGTLKLLLTSKKKKHLPKISNMLGQRFSANGNALDGALKKNSPRDLIEINDGPAIVSMIKYKDFVIEDHAGPTWSAGMVGTSTPERGIAFLKALAGVKVTPAEIAKHEKDLLVLVGVGVDRAIGKMSLNPLGMLSLAWPGGINNEPIIKAQHQAMAELAKAMGREHKPNVLSLFDMPLTYHPLGGAVMADSPDKGVVDAFGRVFGYPGLYVADGSIIPQAIGRNPSYTIAALAERVAQGIISDLR; encoded by the coding sequence ATGAAAAAAATCGCTGCCGTGCTTGGCACGGGTTGGGCTGGTGGCGTCGCTGCACTGCGACTGTCCATGGCCGGCATCCAGGTAATCGCTTTTGAACGGGGTAAAAGATGGCGTGGTGAAAACATGCCTGCCGAATTTGCACCCGAGGGATCCAAACCATTTCCAAAATTGGGCGACAGAGACTTTTTCTGGGGCAAACAGTTTTGGAATCCCTTCCGCCAACGATTGGGACTCTATCAGATCCACCAAATGCCTGGATTGCAAACAATCATGGCATCAGGTGTCGGTGGCGGCTCACTAATTTGGGACAACGTTGTGGCAACTCCACCTCCGGAGCTTTTTGACTCCGAGCATTGGCCTGCTGGAACTTCCTGGAAAACTCTTGAACCCTTTTATCAATTGCCTCTGCAATTCATGAGACCGTCTAAATCTCCCGGTGTTTCCGGCAAGGTTGATGCATTCGGACGAACAGTCAGACGCGCCACTCATTTTGAAAACGCTGCTAATGCGCTTGGACTATCGTGCGAGCCTGTTGATCTGGCTATCAATTTCTCGGATCCCTCGCAAATAACTCCAAGTGGATTCGGCAAAACTTTCCAAAGAGGTTGCAACTTCTGCGGCATATGCCCGGCAGGCTGTCCACAAAACGCCAAGAACTCGGCGGACATGACCTATATCGCCGCGGCAGAAGCGCTTGGCGCCGAAGTAAGACCGTTGCATTCAGTGACTACGGTTGAGCACTTGGACAACGGTAAATATCGTGTTCACTATCAACGCTACGATGACAACGGACGTGTTGAGGAAAAGTCTTCCCTCGACGCCGACATTGTTGTTGTTGCTGCAGGCACCATGGGCACACTCAAGCTTTTGCTCACCAGCAAAAAGAAAAAGCATCTGCCCAAGATTTCAAACATGCTCGGACAACGCTTTAGCGCCAACGGCAATGCGCTTGATGGTGCGCTTAAGAAAAATAGTCCGCGCGATTTGATTGAAATCAATGACGGCCCGGCAATTGTTTCGATGATCAAGTACAAAGACTTTGTCATCGAAGATCACGCCGGACCAACTTGGTCTGCAGGCATGGTCGGCACAAGTACCCCTGAACGCGGCATTGCTTTCCTCAAAGCATTAGCCGGTGTCAAAGTGACTCCTGCCGAAATAGCCAAACACGAAAAGGATTTGCTTGTTTTGGTCGGCGTTGGTGTCGACAGAGCAATAGGCAAAATGTCTCTCAATCCGCTGGGAATGCTCAGTCTTGCCTGGCCAGGCGGAATCAACAACGAGCCCATAATCAAGGCTCAACACCAAGCAATGGCTGAATTGGCCAAAGCGATGGGACGCGAGCACAAACCAAACGTGCTTTCGCTGTTCGACATGCCGCTGACGTATCACCCACTAGGTGGTGCGGTCATGGCAGACAGTCCGGACAAAGGCGTCGTCGATGCTTTTGGCAGAGTCTTTGGTTATCCAGGACTCTATGTAGCTGACGGATCAATTATTCCGCAAGCGATCGGACGCAACCCTAGTTACACCATTGCTGCTCTTGCCGAGCGCGTAGCTCAAGGCATCATCAGCGACCTTCGCTAA
- a CDS encoding aldehyde dehydrogenase family protein, with protein MAVEFTNEGTIRVINPANLKVLGEVKLTDPKTISETVDDAKACVHFWNERGLSYRLGKIERFKQLLLANREEIAQLISNETGKPMMESLASEIFGVVETCAWLKEKAPKLLRSQKVELNPFMFFGKRSYNIFEPMGVIAVISPWNFPFSISVNSMLTALACGNTVVLKPSPKTPLIGEAIQRLFDKADFPSGVVTVIQGDREQASALVLSDVARVVFTGGVPGGRAIMGLAAQKVHPVTLELGGKHPAIVLGDVDVEKTARAIVWSSFTNSGQACAAVERLYVVKSIAEKLSARIAELTKELNIGCPLDTDTDIGPLIDDDQLQRVKSQVKDAVSKGARVLAGGNERRDLTGYFFEPTVLFGVTDDMDVISQEIFGPILPIVVVNDESEGVRRANNSNLALGASIWTADTKLGEEMATRIQSGMVWINDALYSHIAPDAPWGGLKESGFGRSHSPASLMEFVNIKHIGVDKQGVRNWHFPYSNNSVALINSAMTACHDENIFDRAAAFLLLLPQLYFVRKEKK; from the coding sequence ATGGCTGTTGAATTTACAAACGAAGGAACAATACGCGTCATCAACCCAGCCAATCTGAAAGTGTTGGGTGAAGTGAAGCTAACCGATCCCAAAACAATTTCCGAAACAGTCGACGATGCAAAAGCCTGTGTCCACTTTTGGAATGAGCGTGGGCTAAGTTATCGTCTCGGCAAAATCGAACGCTTTAAACAACTCCTGCTCGCCAATCGTGAAGAAATTGCTCAGCTGATTAGCAACGAGACAGGCAAGCCGATGATGGAATCGCTAGCAAGCGAAATATTCGGCGTTGTTGAAACATGTGCGTGGCTTAAGGAAAAGGCGCCGAAACTTTTGCGTTCGCAAAAGGTCGAGTTGAACCCGTTCATGTTTTTCGGTAAACGGTCGTACAACATTTTTGAGCCAATGGGTGTGATTGCTGTAATCTCGCCCTGGAATTTTCCATTCTCGATTTCAGTCAACAGCATGCTTACCGCGCTTGCTTGCGGCAACACTGTTGTTTTGAAACCATCGCCTAAGACACCGCTTATTGGTGAAGCAATCCAGCGCCTGTTCGATAAAGCCGACTTTCCAAGTGGTGTTGTTACTGTCATACAAGGCGACAGAGAACAGGCAAGTGCGCTTGTGCTTTCCGATGTTGCTCGCGTTGTTTTCACTGGTGGCGTACCTGGTGGCCGAGCAATTATGGGTTTGGCTGCGCAGAAAGTTCATCCAGTGACGCTTGAACTTGGCGGCAAGCATCCGGCCATTGTGCTTGGTGATGTTGATGTGGAAAAGACAGCACGCGCAATTGTTTGGTCGTCATTTACGAATTCCGGTCAAGCTTGTGCTGCAGTAGAACGACTTTATGTCGTGAAATCCATTGCAGAGAAACTGTCCGCGCGTATTGCTGAGTTGACCAAAGAGTTGAACATCGGCTGCCCGCTGGACACTGATACCGACATTGGTCCCTTGATCGATGACGATCAATTGCAGCGAGTGAAATCACAAGTCAAAGACGCTGTAAGCAAGGGCGCACGAGTGCTTGCCGGCGGCAATGAAAGACGTGATCTTACTGGTTACTTCTTCGAGCCGACTGTGCTCTTTGGTGTCACCGACGACATGGATGTGATTAGCCAGGAAATTTTCGGGCCGATTCTGCCAATAGTCGTTGTGAATGACGAATCAGAAGGTGTAAGACGAGCCAACAATTCCAACCTTGCTCTGGGCGCTTCCATTTGGACAGCAGACACCAAGCTAGGCGAAGAAATGGCTACACGCATTCAATCAGGAATGGTGTGGATAAACGATGCACTTTATTCACACATTGCACCGGATGCCCCCTGGGGCGGCTTGAAGGAAAGCGGCTTTGGTCGCAGTCACTCGCCGGCTTCGCTTATGGAATTTGTGAACATCAAACACATTGGTGTTGATAAGCAAGGAGTGCGCAATTGGCACTTCCCCTACTCAAACAACTCAGTTGCTTTGATCAACAGCGCAATGACTGCTTGCCACGACGAAAACATTTTCGATCGAGCTGCTGCTTTCCTTCTGCTGTTGCCGCAACTCTATTTTGTCCGAAAAGAGAAGAAATAG
- a CDS encoding HAD-IA family hydrolase: MKNVSNRFVILRRSFAAYQNDESTTLEQIMGKHENEAQQAPASFDPCEQRRRTIDVSIDGIEPGTKFKMLAFDIGKVLVPFHWPDVEAGFAKRAGRTLGEVSDAMLKLQKLGYESGGIDTAGFLQELNRLLESDISRDEFTVLWNESFYECEKMIPVMEQLAKTHRLVALSNTNSEHFERLDKGLNIYRHFEHLILSHNVGFMKPHRRIFQEVKKYTGRSVLKREVLFIDDKAPFVHGARQYGLRAIQFTTPEAFVERIRQIGLLP; the protein is encoded by the coding sequence ATGAAAAACGTAAGTAACCGCTTTGTCATTCTTCGTCGCAGCTTTGCTGCTTATCAGAATGACGAATCCACCACACTGGAGCAAATTATGGGAAAACATGAAAATGAGGCGCAACAGGCGCCTGCGTCGTTTGATCCGTGCGAACAGCGTCGACGCACAATTGATGTGAGCATCGATGGTATCGAACCAGGCACGAAGTTCAAAATGCTTGCCTTTGACATTGGCAAGGTGCTGGTTCCATTCCATTGGCCGGACGTTGAAGCTGGTTTCGCAAAGAGAGCAGGTCGCACTCTCGGCGAAGTATCAGATGCGATGTTGAAGCTGCAAAAGCTCGGTTACGAATCCGGCGGCATAGACACTGCCGGCTTTTTGCAAGAGTTAAACCGACTCTTGGAGTCGGATATCAGCAGAGACGAATTCACCGTACTCTGGAACGAATCATTTTACGAATGCGAAAAAATGATTCCTGTGATGGAGCAATTGGCAAAGACCCATAGGCTGGTCGCTTTATCGAATACCAATTCAGAACACTTTGAACGACTGGATAAAGGTCTCAACATCTATCGACATTTCGAGCACCTAATTCTCAGTCACAACGTTGGCTTCATGAAGCCGCATAGACGGATTTTTCAGGAAGTCAAAAAATACACTGGTCGCTCAGTCCTGAAAAGAGAAGTGCTTTTCATAGACGACAAAGCGCCATTTGTGCATGGAGCGCGACAGTACGGTCTGCGTGCCATTCAATTCACTACGCCGGAGGCATTTGTCGAACGAATTCGACAAATTGGTCTCCTTCCTTAA
- a CDS encoding CYTH domain-containing protein, giving the protein MKEHVHEIEVKYTIHAEKVNDIFDTLMDMGFRHDATYDLVDMWLPPKQKNESLRVREQIQGKSRKYFLSSKKTNEKNGEVKNKCEAESKIDEFTRDVLIAMALRMRAELPTVHKTRYTFTGRIGKRDYTVAIDEVVDLGRFSGFYFEVETLVPFEVSDAKAMPDVKRTALKILHAAYDDEKKLKFQKQLLSYRKMARLYLGRKGV; this is encoded by the coding sequence ATGAAAGAACATGTTCATGAAATCGAGGTGAAATACACCATTCATGCAGAAAAGGTCAACGATATATTCGATACGCTAATGGACATGGGCTTTCGTCACGATGCCACATACGACCTTGTCGATATGTGGCTTCCTCCGAAGCAAAAGAACGAGTCCTTGCGTGTCAGAGAGCAAATACAAGGCAAGTCGCGCAAGTATTTTCTTTCCAGCAAAAAGACAAACGAGAAAAACGGTGAAGTTAAAAACAAGTGCGAAGCCGAATCCAAGATAGACGAATTCACGCGTGATGTCCTCATTGCCATGGCATTGCGCATGCGTGCGGAATTGCCAACTGTGCACAAGACGCGGTACACGTTCACTGGGCGAATTGGCAAACGTGACTACACAGTCGCTATCGATGAAGTGGTCGATCTTGGACGTTTCTCCGGATTTTATTTTGAAGTTGAGACGCTGGTGCCTTTTGAAGTATCCGATGCAAAAGCAATGCCGGATGTAAAACGCACAGCACTTAAAATTCTTCACGCTGCCTATGACGACGAAAAGAAGTTGAAATTCCAGAAGCAACTACTCTCATACCGCAAAATGGCTCGTTTGTATCTCGGAAGAAAAGGCGTCTAA
- a CDS encoding AMP-binding protein gives MAKQQTLVQRFWHYVLNTPSGVAVVAARKEGKGDLHVPFICNCVYAAASTMMPVYAYAYSGQCECEAPVSWFSWRHVGTNVAELMSFLSENGFKKGDRAAIISDNRREWIEADLAIQSLGGIVVPIFAHTNADQMNQIIEHSGSTFVFVETKRHLSRLTNTETRKIVMEAPKENHDESMITFKSIFARGKARPVLEQIAAELKGDTIGGITSDDLATLIYTSGTTGQPKGSMISHGNIAFALNGIVRHGYKLREDDLYLSALPLAHVYGRVNGQYLALWCGKPTAFCRITEVGEALRLFEPTILLGVPKLWRKIRDAIEVELAKASGTKKRIINWAFSGNKKGASRLLADLLVFRKIRSRLGGRLRIAMSGGAALSADVQQFFAKIGIKLCQGYGMTETTGAICASLPENQDVGSSGRITDYTDVAIVPNESVPTDLGIETWGPLVKRYAKNSDSHCTGPQAGELLVKGPQIFKGYWNDPEATKKVLSENGWFKTGDVAVLYNRDFLAIVGRVLRVIKGENGKWIPVDLIEEAVYSADQEDKFSVIQVIVPIAGSEYKFTGALVFVDPTEAKLFLEHKGITPPIAELEGDACAFYAQHPLIKEKIVSAIAKANKPRQIWERIKRIQIVEEEATVEGGHFTATLKVRPEAIKKKYAGLVESIYSSAKSIEANDYSEPIDID, from the coding sequence ATGGCAAAACAACAAACACTGGTTCAACGATTCTGGCACTACGTACTAAATACTCCATCGGGAGTTGCAGTTGTTGCCGCCCGCAAGGAAGGAAAAGGTGATCTTCATGTTCCCTTCATTTGCAATTGCGTTTATGCAGCAGCATCAACAATGATGCCGGTCTATGCGTACGCATACAGCGGTCAATGCGAGTGCGAAGCACCGGTTAGCTGGTTTTCCTGGAGACATGTCGGCACAAACGTCGCCGAATTGATGAGCTTCCTTTCTGAGAACGGCTTCAAGAAAGGTGATCGCGCAGCGATTATCTCCGACAACAGACGCGAGTGGATAGAAGCGGATCTGGCAATTCAAAGCTTGGGCGGCATTGTTGTTCCCATCTTCGCGCATACAAACGCCGACCAGATGAATCAAATCATCGAGCATTCCGGCTCAACATTTGTCTTTGTGGAAACCAAACGTCATTTGTCCAGATTGACAAATACTGAGACAAGGAAAATCGTTATGGAAGCACCCAAAGAAAATCATGATGAAAGCATGATCACTTTCAAGAGCATTTTTGCTAGAGGAAAAGCTCGTCCTGTGCTCGAACAAATTGCTGCCGAATTGAAAGGCGACACAATTGGCGGCATCACTTCCGACGATCTTGCCACCCTCATCTATACATCAGGGACAACCGGACAACCGAAAGGCTCCATGATCTCGCACGGCAATATTGCCTTTGCCTTGAACGGCATCGTGCGGCACGGCTACAAACTGCGTGAAGATGATCTCTATCTTTCCGCGTTGCCGTTGGCTCACGTATACGGTCGAGTCAACGGACAATATCTTGCACTGTGGTGCGGCAAACCCACGGCATTTTGCAGGATAACGGAAGTCGGCGAAGCTCTGCGTCTTTTCGAACCGACAATTCTTTTGGGAGTGCCGAAACTCTGGAGAAAAATCCGCGACGCTATTGAAGTGGAATTGGCAAAAGCATCGGGCACCAAAAAGCGAATTATCAATTGGGCATTTTCAGGAAACAAGAAAGGCGCTTCACGCCTGCTTGCCGACTTGCTCGTGTTTAGAAAGATTCGCAGTCGCCTGGGCGGACGCCTGAGAATTGCCATGTCCGGTGGTGCTGCATTGAGCGCTGACGTGCAGCAGTTTTTTGCCAAGATTGGCATCAAACTTTGCCAAGGCTACGGCATGACCGAAACAACAGGAGCAATTTGTGCTTCCTTGCCGGAAAACCAAGACGTCGGCTCGTCTGGCCGCATCACAGACTACACGGATGTGGCCATTGTGCCCAATGAATCAGTGCCTACTGATCTAGGTATTGAAACATGGGGTCCGCTCGTGAAGCGCTATGCGAAAAATTCCGACAGCCATTGCACCGGCCCGCAAGCTGGTGAGTTGCTTGTAAAAGGACCACAAATCTTCAAAGGTTATTGGAATGATCCGGAAGCCACGAAGAAAGTGTTGTCGGAAAACGGCTGGTTCAAAACAGGCGACGTGGCGGTCCTCTACAACAGAGACTTCCTGGCGATAGTCGGCAGAGTCCTGCGTGTAATTAAGGGCGAAAACGGCAAGTGGATACCTGTTGATCTCATTGAAGAAGCTGTCTATTCAGCAGACCAAGAAGACAAATTCTCAGTGATTCAAGTAATCGTGCCGATTGCCGGCAGCGAGTACAAATTCACTGGCGCGCTTGTCTTTGTTGATCCTACTGAAGCAAAGCTTTTCCTGGAGCACAAAGGCATAACACCACCAATTGCCGAGCTGGAAGGTGACGCCTGCGCATTTTACGCACAACATCCTCTCATCAAAGAAAAGATTGTCAGCGCAATTGCCAAGGCAAACAAACCAAGACAAATTTGGGAGCGCATCAAGCGCATTCAGATTGTCGAAGAAGAGGCAACTGTTGAAGGCGGTCATTTTACAGCCACGCTGAAAGTGAGACCGGAGGCAATTAAGAAGAAATACGCCGGCCTAGTCGAGAGTATTTATTCTTCTGCCAAATCAATAGAAGCAAACGACTATTCAGAGCCGATTGATATCGACTAA
- a CDS encoding patatin-like phospholipase family protein, whose product MNPVTHFEISALYGSGGSRAIVAAAGSMMALHLINQISPGRIRLKHIGGISGGATMAAMLAADVPIPMIVDYAIETDYQSLLTWHGSYLRILSAFLRQKVYEETRPCKGVLNPDKLRLFIESIVGEYPKSFWTMAVSGNSQIVFTSFGVYEVFANGDWKKLADQPPSVGTAAIASCAVPGIIDAVSLYGRYLFDGALSKYGACPVEVAIKYMNIPADRLLAVDVGDDFDKDNKSHTMWDSLYGIHELRQQEKAIAARSATNEKQPIVVKPNIEGFCGLQFMVPQHLKWKALMESFFATIAKLDEVGMLTDEVRQAACDIATEYKVLVDNVKDHNEFVVLIKQLLKNRDLYFEQVDENGHATRISDKHLSLPEKPAKQPRFRAIEKLKSNVSQLGLRVGRWVSDRLRRS is encoded by the coding sequence ATGAACCCAGTTACACATTTTGAAATTAGCGCCCTTTACGGCAGCGGAGGTTCACGAGCCATCGTCGCTGCAGCAGGGTCAATGATGGCTCTGCATTTGATTAACCAGATTTCCCCCGGCAGAATTCGGCTGAAGCACATTGGTGGCATAAGCGGCGGCGCAACTATGGCGGCCATGTTGGCTGCTGATGTGCCCATCCCGATGATTGTCGACTACGCCATTGAGACCGACTATCAGAGCCTGCTTACTTGGCACGGTAGTTATCTAAGAATTCTCTCGGCCTTTCTGCGTCAGAAAGTCTACGAAGAAACTCGTCCCTGCAAGGGAGTGTTAAACCCGGATAAGCTGCGCTTGTTTATCGAGAGCATTGTCGGCGAGTATCCAAAGTCTTTCTGGACAATGGCTGTCTCCGGTAATTCGCAGATAGTTTTTACGAGTTTCGGCGTTTACGAAGTTTTTGCCAATGGTGACTGGAAGAAACTAGCTGATCAGCCACCTTCTGTGGGAACAGCCGCAATTGCCTCGTGTGCCGTACCTGGAATTATCGATGCAGTGTCGCTTTACGGACGTTATCTTTTCGACGGCGCATTAAGCAAATACGGTGCCTGTCCGGTGGAAGTGGCAATCAAGTACATGAACATTCCGGCAGACAGATTGCTTGCCGTTGATGTCGGGGACGACTTTGACAAAGACAACAAAAGTCACACGATGTGGGATTCGCTCTACGGCATTCATGAGTTGCGACAGCAGGAAAAGGCCATTGCCGCTAGATCCGCAACAAACGAAAAGCAGCCGATTGTGGTTAAACCCAACATCGAAGGTTTCTGTGGTCTGCAATTCATGGTGCCTCAGCACCTGAAGTGGAAAGCATTGATGGAGAGCTTTTTTGCCACCATCGCCAAACTTGATGAAGTTGGCATGTTGACGGATGAGGTTCGCCAAGCCGCTTGCGACATTGCCACCGAGTATAAAGTGCTCGTCGACAATGTAAAAGATCATAACGAGTTTGTAGTACTCATAAAACAGCTACTGAAAAATCGCGATCTGTACTTTGAGCAGGTTGACGAAAACGGCCACGCGACACGGATTTCGGATAAGCATTTATCGCTCCCCGAAAAACCGGCCAAGCAGCCACGTTTTAGAGCAATTGAAAAGCTTAAGAGCAATGTCAGTCAGTTGGGACTCCGCGTTGGACGCTGGGTTTCCGACAGGCTCAGGCGCTCATAA
- a CDS encoding thiolase family protein, which yields MTEKSKVWLVDGSRTPIGTFGKTMKSIPVEKLAGHVLKNAIRRTGIKPSQIDGIILGHRGQSSYAPNTSRFSALNAGLPASIPAMTVHRECGSGLQAVNDAADQIRLGRGDIYVAGGVESMSTVPYLAPGIMRFSKKFAQWFGLDKRYPQAGILSLAPAKTGPRLVIGFLDDGHVPLARYGDMKSTNMIATAECVSSTYRVSREEADAWSLRSHQRACAGVSSGRFDREIDPIQVGEKGYFSRDEHPRADSSAEKLGSLKAVGKSGLVTAGNSSGINDGACAVVLTSEKKGKELGLTPLAVLVDHCVVGLEPEQMGIGPVLAIKKLLKDNNLTVEDIDLFEINEAFAGQYLACQKLLGLDPEKCNVNGGAIALGHPIGMSGARLVFTLAHELKERKKKRGIAALCIGGGQGIATLVEAP from the coding sequence ATGACAGAAAAAAGCAAAGTCTGGCTCGTTGACGGCAGCCGGACTCCGATTGGCACGTTCGGGAAAACAATGAAATCCATTCCGGTGGAAAAGCTGGCTGGGCACGTTTTGAAAAATGCGATTCGTCGCACTGGTATCAAACCCAGCCAAATTGACGGAATAATTCTTGGTCACAGGGGGCAGTCATCTTATGCCCCCAACACTTCGCGCTTCTCGGCGTTGAATGCCGGCTTGCCCGCCAGCATTCCAGCTATGACCGTGCATCGCGAATGCGGATCAGGACTGCAAGCAGTAAATGATGCCGCCGACCAAATTAGGCTTGGTCGCGGCGACATTTATGTAGCCGGCGGCGTTGAGTCGATGTCCACTGTCCCCTACCTTGCTCCGGGGATAATGAGATTTTCCAAGAAGTTTGCTCAATGGTTTGGTCTCGATAAGAGATATCCGCAAGCAGGAATTCTTTCGCTGGCACCGGCAAAAACCGGACCGCGTCTTGTCATCGGTTTTCTCGATGACGGGCATGTGCCGTTGGCTCGTTATGGCGACATGAAGTCGACAAATATGATCGCTACGGCAGAATGCGTCTCCAGCACTTATCGCGTAAGTCGCGAAGAGGCGGATGCCTGGTCATTGCGCTCTCACCAAAGAGCCTGTGCCGGAGTTTCCTCGGGACGCTTTGACCGCGAGATAGATCCAATTCAAGTTGGCGAAAAAGGATACTTCTCCCGTGACGAACATCCACGCGCTGACTCCAGCGCCGAAAAGCTTGGATCGTTGAAAGCAGTTGGAAAATCCGGATTGGTAACAGCCGGCAACAGCTCCGGAATTAATGATGGAGCTTGTGCAGTGGTTCTAACTTCGGAAAAGAAAGGCAAGGAGCTTGGGCTTACGCCATTAGCAGTCCTTGTTGATCACTGTGTAGTTGGTTTGGAACCGGAACAAATGGGAATAGGTCCTGTCCTGGCAATCAAGAAATTGCTCAAAGACAACAACCTCACCGTCGAAGACATTGATTTGTTTGAGATAAACGAAGCATTCGCCGGCCAGTATCTGGCTTGCCAGAAGTTGCTTGGTTTGGATCCGGAGAAGTGCAACGTTAACGGTGGTGCAATTGCTCTTGGTCACCCAATCGGCATGTCCGGTGCAAGACTTGTCTTCACGCTTGCGCATGAATTGAAAGAGCGCAAGAAGAAGCGTGGAATCGCAGCTTTGTGCATTGGCGGTGGACAAGGAATTGCCACGCTGGTTGAAGCACCGTAA